Proteins encoded in a region of the Limnothrix sp. FACHB-406 genome:
- the ntcA gene encoding global nitrogen regulator NtcA, producing MPLSVDKPLAVVFRQLSGDSFSPPTERFDRGKTIFFPGDPAERVYFLVKGAVKLSRVYEAGEEITVALLRENTVFGVLSLLTGNRSDRFYHAVAFTPVELLSVPIDRVEKALKDDPDLAMVMLQGLSSRILQTEMMIETLAHRDMGSRLVSFLLILCRDFGVPSSDGITIDLKLSHQAIAEAIGSTRVTVTRLLGDLRDRKAISIHKKKITVHNPVSLGNQFT from the coding sequence ATGCCCTTATCAGTAGACAAGCCTTTAGCCGTTGTTTTCCGCCAACTGAGCGGAGATTCTTTCTCACCGCCCACTGAGCGGTTTGATCGGGGCAAAACGATTTTTTTCCCGGGTGATCCGGCTGAACGGGTTTACTTTTTGGTGAAAGGGGCCGTGAAACTCTCCCGTGTCTATGAGGCCGGCGAGGAAATTACTGTGGCCCTGCTGCGCGAAAACACGGTTTTTGGGGTGTTGTCGCTCCTGACGGGCAATCGATCAGATCGCTTCTATCACGCCGTGGCCTTCACGCCCGTGGAGTTGCTGTCGGTGCCGATCGATCGGGTGGAAAAGGCCCTCAAGGATGATCCCGACTTGGCTATGGTGATGCTCCAGGGATTGTCATCGCGAATTTTGCAAACGGAGATGATGATCGAAACCCTGGCCCACCGCGACATGGGATCTCGGTTGGTGAGCTTTTTGCTGATTCTGTGCCGGGATTTTGGGGTTCCCAGCTCCGATGGGATCACGATCGATCTGAAGCTCTCTCACCAAGCCATTGCCGAGGCGATCGGGTCTACTCGGGTCACAGTGACTCGGCTACTCGGGGATTTGCGCGATCGCAAGGCCATCTCAATCCACAAAAAGAAAATTACGGTACACAACCCCGTGAGCCTGGGGAACCAGTTTACCTAA
- a CDS encoding DUF3084 domain-containing protein, whose amino-acid sequence MTIGYVLILLATLVLGGAIATMGDRLGTRVGKARLSLFNLRPRQTATLVTIVTGSLISASTLGLLFLAGIFELEEIQTRLGRARRELDQARVQQDQARAELSQINRSLQASLARQAQTQNRLNVAQKRLLQADKQFRLAKAQLTQVSRRARQLLSDIKTLQGERLSLQSDLQRLGGENRQLQGDRSRLLDERSALDRQNQTLIAQNRDRTVQIRDREQRLKDVESRLQDANQRFQSAQSELQSLEVSVRRLERESQALREGNVALRRGEVLAAGILRIPSPEMTQAAIERLLVAANRAALERTQPGIGANQQAISLSRGEVEQVISQVRDGREYYVKVISTANYLTGEEPPIRVVLDVALNQILFTRRETLAMSSLDPANLSQPELRDRLELALGQALFRAQRAGVAADGFRVENVPGLIQFVRWLESQTQPVEVRVIAARDIYTAGPLSLSFVAVRNGQVLYEIEPPPNTPIESRRSTRPRRIG is encoded by the coding sequence ATGACGATCGGGTATGTACTAATTTTGCTAGCCACCTTGGTGTTAGGTGGGGCGATTGCCACCATGGGCGATCGGCTCGGCACCCGCGTGGGCAAAGCTCGCCTCAGCCTGTTCAACCTGCGACCGCGCCAAACGGCCACCCTCGTCACGATCGTGACCGGCAGCCTGATTTCCGCCTCCACCTTGGGCCTGTTGTTCTTGGCGGGCATTTTTGAACTTGAGGAAATTCAAACGCGCCTAGGGCGGGCCCGGCGGGAACTGGATCAAGCCCGCGTCCAACAGGATCAGGCCCGCGCTGAACTGAGCCAAATCAACCGATCGCTGCAAGCCTCCCTGGCCAGGCAAGCCCAAACCCAAAATCGCCTCAATGTGGCCCAAAAGCGTCTGCTCCAGGCCGATAAACAATTCCGACTCGCCAAGGCCCAACTCACCCAGGTTTCCCGCCGGGCACGGCAACTGCTGAGCGACATCAAAACCCTCCAGGGCGAGCGGCTCAGCCTGCAAAGCGACCTGCAACGCCTTGGGGGAGAAAATCGCCAACTTCAGGGGGATCGATCGCGTCTTTTGGATGAGCGATCGGCCCTCGATCGCCAGAATCAAACCCTAATTGCCCAAAACCGCGATCGCACCGTCCAAATCCGCGATCGGGAACAGCGGCTCAAGGACGTGGAATCCCGGCTGCAAGATGCCAACCAGCGGTTTCAGTCGGCCCAATCGGAGCTGCAATCCTTAGAAGTTTCCGTTCGGCGGCTGGAGCGAGAATCCCAGGCCCTGCGGGAAGGAAACGTGGCCCTGCGGCGGGGCGAAGTGTTGGCGGCCGGCATTTTGCGAATTCCCTCGCCCGAAATGACCCAAGCGGCGATCGAGCGGTTGTTAGTGGCCGCCAACCGCGCCGCCCTCGAACGCACCCAGCCGGGCATCGGAGCCAATCAACAGGCCATTTCTCTCTCGCGGGGAGAGGTGGAGCAGGTGATCTCTCAAGTGCGCGATGGTCGCGAATATTACGTGAAAGTAATTTCCACCGCCAACTATCTGACCGGCGAAGAACCGCCCATCCGCGTCGTTTTGGATGTGGCGCTGAATCAAATTCTCTTTACCCGTCGCGAAACCCTGGCGATGTCTTCCCTGGATCCTGCCAACCTGTCGCAACCGGAACTGCGCGATCGTCTGGAACTCGCCTTGGGCCAAGCCCTGTTTCGGGCCCAGCGAGCGGGAGTCGCCGCCGATGGCTTCCGGGTGGAAAATGTGCCGGGCTTGATCCAATTTGTGCGCTGGCTGGAGTCTCAAACCCAACCCGTCGAGGTGCGGGTGATTGCAGCCCGCGACATTTACACCGCCGGCCCCCTGTCCCTGTCCTTTGTGGCGGTTCGCAATGGCCAGGTGCTCTACGAAATTGAACCACCCCCAAACACCCCGATTGAATCCCGTCGATCGACTCGCCCCAGGCGCATCGGGTAA
- the fabI gene encoding enoyl-ACP reductase FabI codes for MLNLSGKKALVTGIANNRSIAWGIAQQLHAAGAEIAATYLPDDKGKAEKKVAELIEPLNPTFLVPCNVQDDAQVAETFTTIQSKWSNFDILIHCLAFAGKEELTGDFSNTSREGFARALDISAYSLTKLAAAAKPLLNDNGSIITLSYLGSVRAVPNYNVMGVAKAALEASVRYLSTELGEKGIRVNAISAGPIRTLASSAVGGILDMIHHVEETAPLRRTVTQVEVGNTAAFLCSDLSSGITGQVIYVDAGYNIVGM; via the coding sequence CTGCTCAACCTCTCTGGAAAAAAAGCCCTCGTTACGGGGATTGCCAACAACCGCTCGATCGCCTGGGGCATTGCCCAACAGCTCCACGCGGCCGGGGCCGAAATTGCCGCCACCTATCTCCCCGATGACAAGGGCAAGGCCGAAAAGAAAGTGGCCGAGTTGATTGAACCCCTCAACCCCACCTTTCTGGTGCCCTGCAATGTGCAGGACGATGCCCAGGTGGCCGAAACCTTCACCACCATCCAGAGCAAGTGGAGCAACTTTGACATCTTGATCCACTGCCTGGCCTTTGCTGGCAAGGAAGAACTGACCGGAGATTTCAGCAACACGTCCCGCGAAGGCTTTGCCCGCGCTTTAGACATCAGCGCCTATTCCCTGACCAAGTTGGCAGCAGCAGCCAAGCCCCTGCTGAACGACAACGGCAGCATCATCACCCTCAGCTACCTGGGCAGCGTGCGGGCTGTGCCGAACTACAACGTGATGGGCGTGGCCAAGGCGGCCTTGGAAGCCAGCGTGCGCTACTTGTCCACGGAATTGGGTGAAAAGGGAATTCGGGTGAACGCCATTTCGGCGGGCCCCATTCGGACGCTGGCTTCTTCGGCGGTGGGCGGCATTTTGGACATGATTCACCACGTGGAAGAAACGGCCCCCCTGCGCCGCACGGTCACCCAAGTGGAAGTGGGCAATACGGCGGCCTTTTTGTGCAGCGATTTGTCTAGCGGGATTACGGGCCAGGTGATTTACGTGGACGCGGGCTACAACATCGTTGGGATGTAG